Genomic window (Leisingera methylohalidivorans DSM 14336):
TTGCAGTGCTGTTCGCCATCAGCCTGCCCAAGGCCGGGCAGCAGACCGGGCAGCAGACCGGCAGCAGTGCCCCGCTGCAGGCGCTGACAGCCTATGTCGCGCAGATTTCAGGCTGCACGGTGACCGGTGCGCCGCTGGCTGAACGCGACGGCGGGCAGCTGCGGCGGCTGGCGGTGCCGGTGCGCTGTTCCTGACCGGACCGCGGACCCCGGACGCAAAAGGCCCGCCAATCGGCGGGCCTTTCCAGTGCTGAATGACGCGCAGCTTACTGCGGGATGTCGCCTTCGAGGCCTTCGACATAAAAGTTCATGCCTGCCAGGGTGCCGTCATCAGCGACTTCGCCCTCGGCCAGCCAGTCGCTGCCGTCCTGTTTTTTCAGCGGGCCGGTGAACGGGTGGTAGCTGCCGTCCGCGATGGAGGCCTTGATGGCCAGCGCCGCCTCTTTCACGTGAGCCGGAACCGCGTCGGAAATCTCGCCGATGCCAACCATGCCGGGGCCGATGCCGTCCCAGGTGTCAACCGACTCCCAGGTGCCGTCGATCACCGCCTTGGTGCGGGCGATGTAATAGGGCGCCCAGTTGTCGATGATCGAGGAGACCCGCGGCTTGGGCGCATATTCCGCCATGTCGGAGGCCTGACCGAAGGTGATCACGTTGCCGGCAGCCTGTGCGGCGGCCTGCGGCGCAGTGGAGTCGGTGTGCTGCAGGATCACGTCGGCGCCCTGTTCGATCAGCACCTTGGCGGCGTCCGCCTCTTTTGCCGGATCAAACCAGGTGAAGGCCCAGACCACCTTGAACGTGACGTCGGGGTTCACCTTCTTGGCGTGGATATAGGCCGAGTTGATGCCGCGGATCACTTCCGGGATCGGGTAGGAGCCGATGTAGCCCACCACGTTGCTTTCGGTCATGTGGCCCGCAATGGTGCCCTGCACCGCGCGGCCCTCGTAGAACCGTGCCGAATAGGTGGAGACGTTGCCGGCGCGCTTGTAGCCGGTGGCGTGCTCGAACTTCACATTGGGGAATTTCTTGGCGACGTTGATGGTGGGGTCCATGTAGCCAAAGGAGGTGGTGAAGATCAGATCCGCGCCCTCCAGCGCCATCTGGGTCATCACGCGTTCGGCGTCCGGGCCTTCGGCCACGTTCTCAACATAGACGGTTTCAACCTGGTCGCCGAACTCGGCCTCGACCGCCTTGCGGCCCTGGTCGTGCTCATAGGTCCAGCCGCCGTCGCCGACGGGGCCGACATAGACAAAGCCCACTTTGGTCTTGTCCTGGGCCCAGGCCGCCCCCGCGGCGAGGCCAAGCGCCACCGCGGCGCTGGTCAGAAGGTTGGTCAGTTTCATCAAATTCTCCCCAGTTTGGATCTATTGGCCCCGGCTCCGGGGCAGTGAAAAGCCCCCCTCAGCGGGAGGCATGGAAGTTGCGGCCAAGCGAGGCAGGTGCGCTGCTTTTGTCCGCCGAAAGGATAACAAGCACAATAATTGTAATCAGATAGGGCGACATTGCCAGATACTCGACCGGGATGGCAACGCCCGCCGCCTGCAGATTGAGCTGCACAACAGTGACCCCGCCGAAAAGATAGGCCCCCAGCAAGGCGCGCCAGGGTTTCCAGCTGGAAAAGACCACCAGGGCCAGGGCGATCCAGCCGATGCCGGCGGTCATGCCCTCGGTCCACTGCGGCACCCGGATCAGGCTGATATAGGCGCCGCCCAGGCCCGCGCAGGCGCCGCCGAACATGATCGCCATCAGACGGATCTTCAGCACCTTGTACCCCAGCGCATGGGCGGCGTCGTGGTTCTCGCCCACCGCGCGCAGCACCAGGCCGATGCGGGAATATTTCAGCACCCACCAGACCGCGGCGGTCAGGGCAATGCCGAAATAAAGGATGATGTCATGGCCGAACAGGATCGGGCCGACCACGGGCAGATCGCTGAGCTGGGGGATATGGATATCGCCCATCCGGGGCGGCTTTACCCCGACATAGGATTGGCCCAGCAGCGCCGACAGGCCCAGCCCGAACAGCGTCAGCGACAGGCCCGAGGCCACCTGGTTTGCCTGCGCAAACTGGGTGAGGATGGCAAACAGGATCGACAGCGCCGCGCCTGCGATGGCGGCAGCAACGAAGCCGAGGAGAGGCGAGCCGCTTTCCACCGCGGTGGCAAAGCCCGCGATGGCGCCGGTGATCATCATCCCCTCGACCCCGAGGTTCAGGACACCGGATTTTTCGACCACCAGCTCGCCGATGGCCGCCAGCAGCAGCGGGGTCGCCGCCACCATCAGCGAGGCGATCAGCAGCACTGGATTGATTGCAGAAAGATCCATGTTACGCCACCTCCGGCTTGGGGATTGCGATGCGGAAATTGGTCAGCAGGTCAAAGGCCAGCAGGAAGAACAACAGCATCCCCTGGAACACCTGGATTGCGGCCGCGGGCAGCTGCAGGTTGGACTGCGCGATGTCGCCGCCAATATACGTCAGCGCCATCAGACCACCCGCCAGCAGGATGCCCACCGGATGCAGGCGGCCCAGAAAGGCGACGATGATGGCGGTAAAGCCATAGCCCACATTGAAATCGATGCTGACCTGGCCGGAGGGGCCGGAGACCTCGAACATGCCGGCAAGGCCCGCCAGCGCGCCGGAGGTGCCAAGGCAGAACAGCACCAGACGGGCCGGGTTCACGCCGGCGAATTTGGCGGCGCGCGGCGCCTCGCCGGTGAGCCGGATGTGATAGCCGGTCATATGGCGGTTCAGCAGCACATAGGCAAAGATCACCGCGATCAGCGCCGCCACCACGCCCCAGTGCATGCCGGTGCCGGCAATCAGCTCGGCATTATGGGCGCTGTCCCAGGCCTGCAGGTTGCGCGAGCCGGGAAAGCCGAAGCCCTCCGGGTTCTTCAACAGGCCCAGCGAGACCGAGGCAAGGAACTGTTCCGCCACATAGACCAGCATCAGCGAGACCAGGATTTCATTGGTGCCGAAACGGGTTTTCAGAATGGCCGGGATCATCGCCCAGAGCCAGCCGCCGAAGGCGCCGGCAATCACCATGATGGGGAAGATGTAAAAAGCCTCCAGCGGATAAAAGGCAAGGCCAGCCCCCGCGCCGAAGATGGCGCCCATGATGTACTGGCCTTCGGCGCCGATGTTCCAGACGCCGGCCCTGAAACCCAGCGACAGGCCGATGGCGATCAGCACCAGCGGCGCGCCTTTGACCAGCAGCTGCGGCCGGTAGTAGAACGAGAACTCGCCGAACAGCGGTTCCCAGAAAATGATGCGGATCGCCTCCACCGGCGGTTTGCCAAGCGCGGCGAACAGCAGCCCGCCGAATACCATCGTCGCCAGCACCGCCACCAGCGGCGTGGCCATCGACCACGCGCGGGACGGCTGCGGCCGTTTCTCAAGCCGGATCATGCAAGCGGCCCCCTGTTTCATCTTGCCAAAAATACTCCCGCCCGCTGCCCGGCAGGCGGCTTAGCCGCCGAGAGGGGAGGCGTCCCGCTGTCTCAGACATGCGCCACCTCCATGCCGTGGGCGCCGCCCATCATCAGGCCGATCTCGTCCACCGTCAGCCCCGCGGCCTCGCGCGGGGCGCTGAGGCGGCCTTCGTTCAACGCTGCAAAGCTGTCGGAGATTTCCATCAGCTCATCCAGATCCTGGCTGATGCAGATCACCGCAGCGCCCTTGGCCGCCAGATCCAGCAGCGACTGGCGGATGGCGGCGGCTGCGGCGGCATCGACGCCCCAGGTCGGCTGATTGACCACCAGCACCTCCGGGTCCTGCAGCACCTCGCGTCCGATCACGAATTTCTGCAGGTTGCCGCCGGACAGCGACCGCGCCGCATTGCCGGGCCCCGGCGTGCGGACGTCAAAGGCCTTGATGATGCGCTCGGCAAAATCCTTGGTTGCGGCCCAATCCAGAAACCCGTTCTTCTCCAGCCCCTCGCGCACCGATCCGGTCAGCATGGCGTTTTCGGTCAGGCTCATATCCGGGGCGGCGGCGTGGCCGAGCCGTTCTTCGGGGGCTGCCAGCACGCCCAGCTTGCGCCGGGCGGTGGGGCCAAGCCGGCCGATGGGTTGCCCATGCAGTTTCACCGCATCCGCGTCGGTCAGGGTCTCGCCGGACAACACCCCCAGCAGCTCATCCTGGCCGTTGCCGGCCACGCCGCCAATGCCGAGGATCTCGCCCTTGCGGACTTTCAGATGCACATTCTTCAGCGCGGTGCCAAAGGCCGAGGGGGCGGGAACCGAGAGGCCGGTAATGTCCATCGCCACACCGCCAAACTCGCGGCTGCCGCGTTCCGGGGTCTGCAGGGTGCTGCCGACCATCATTTCCGCCATGTCGCGGGCCGAGGTTTCGGCCGGGGTGCATTCGCCCACGTTCTTGCCCAGGCGGAGGATCGTGGCGTGGTCGCACAGCGTGCGGATTTCCTCCAGCTTGTGCGAGATATAGAGGATCGATGTGCCCTCGGACTGCAGTTTCCGCAGCGTCTTGAAAAGGATTTCCACCTCCTGCGGGGTCAGCACCGAGGTCGGTTCATCCATGATCAGCAGCTTCGGCTCCTGCAGCAGGCAGCGGATGATCTCGACCCTCTGGCGTTCACCGGCGGACAGATCGCCGACAGTGCGGAACGGGTCCAGCGGCAGCCCGTAGGTTTCCGACACCTCGCGGATCCGGGCGGCAAGGTCGCGCAATTCCGGCGGCTTCTCCATCCCCAATGCGATGTTCTCGGCCACGTTCAGCGCGTCGAACAGCGAGAAATGCTGGAACACCATGGCGATGCCGTCGGCGCGGGCGGCGCGCGGCTCGGCCGGGGCAAAGGGCGCCCCGCGCAGAAGCATCTGGCCGCTGTCGGGCTTCACCAGCCCGTAGATCATCTTGACCAGCGTCGATTTTCCGGCGCCGTTCTCGCCGAGCAGGGCATGCACCTGGCCCTCGCCGATATCAAAGGAAACGGTGTCATTGGCCACAACCCCGGGGTAGGCCTTGGTCAGGCCTTGCAGGCTCAACAGTGGTACGGTCACGCGCGCCGGTCCTTTCTCAGTTCATCTTCTGCACTCAGCCGCAGCAGCTGGGCCGCGACGCCGACCGCAATCATCTGCGGATGTTTACCAAGCTGCGGATCGCCGATCGGGCAGGTGATCCGTGATATCTGTTCCGGGCTGCGGCCCAGGGCGGCAAGGCGCGAGCGGAACCGCGCCCATTTGGTTTTCGAACCGATCAGCCCGGCAAAGGCAAAGCCCCGCCCCAACAGCGCGTGGCATAGCGCCAGATCCAGCGCATGGGAATAGGTCAGCACCAAATGCATAGCGTTTTCAGGCGCATGCGGCACCACAAGCGCAGGATCAGAAGCCGGAACCGTGGTGACGCCGGGCGGAACCAGCGCCGGGAACCGGTCCGCGGCGGTGTCGATCCAGGTGATTTCCAGATCCGGCAGCGGCGCCAGCACGCCGGCCAGCGCGCGGCCCACATGGCCCGCGCCCCAGATCCAGACTGGCTGAGCGGGCCTGTGCACCGGCTCGATCATCCAGCCCTCCGCCAGCTGAGGCTTGGGGGCAATGCCCTGGCTGCGGGCGGCAGCGAGGATGCGTTTCACCGGCATGGGGATGGACGGGGGCACCGGCGCCGGGCTGACCGGGCGGGCGATGATCTCCTCGTCCAGCGCGGCCAGATCAGCGGCGTGAAAAACTTCGCTCAGCAGGGTGACCGCACCGCCGCAGCATTGCCCCAGGCCCGGCCCCAGCGCATGGGTGCTGAGCGTTCTGGCAACCGCCTGCAGGCGGGCGGCCGCTGCGGCCTCAAACTCCAGGCTGCCGCCGCCGATGGTGCCGCTCTGGCCGCCGTCCCAGACCAGCATGGCGGTGCCGGGCTCGCGCGGGGAGGAGCCGCGGATGGCGGCAATCACCACCCGCACCACGCGGCCGTGGTCCTTGACCGCCTTACGCAGAGCTGCAACGTCAAATCCCATCACGCACTCTCCGGATGGCGCGCCAGACTTCCTCGGCGGTGGCAGGGGCATTCAGCGCCGGGTAATCCGTGCCAAAGGCAGAGACCGCATCGCTCAGCGCCAGCCATGCGGAAATGCCCAGCATGAAGGGCGGCTCCCCCACCGCCTTGGAACGGTAGATGGTGTCTTCGCGGTTCTTGCCGTCGTAGAGGGAGACGTTGAACACATCCGGCCGGTCGGAGCAGGCGGGGATCTTGTAGGTGGAGGGCGCATGGGTGCGCAGCCGCCCGGCATCATCCCAGACCAGTTCCTCGGTGGTGAGCCAGCCGGCGCCCTGCACATAGCCGCCTTCGATCTGGCCGATGTCGATGCCTGGGTTCAGCGAGGCGCCGGCGTCATGCAGGATGTCGCAGCGCAGGATGCGGTTCTCGCCGGTCAGCGCGTCCACGGCAACCTCGGTGATGGCAGCGCCATAGGCGAAGTAAAAGAACGGGCGGCCGCAGCCCCTGATCCGGTCCCATTCCACCTTGGGGGTTTTGTAAAAGCCGGTGGCGGACAGGCTGACGCGGTTTTCATAGGCCAGCTTGGCGGCTTCGGCAAAGCTCAGCACTTCGCTGCCGGCATGCACCTCGCCCTCGGCAAAACGGATGTCGCGGGTCTGGTAGCGTTCCGCCAGCAGATCCTCGATCCGGCGGCGGATCTCGTCGCAGGCGGCCTTGACCGCCATGCCGTTGAGGTCGGAGCCGGAGGAGGCCGCGGTGGCCGAGGTATTGGGCACTTTGGCGGTGTCGGTGGCGGTGATCTTGACCATTTCCAGCGGCACGCCAAAGCGGCTGGCGGCGACCTGGGCAACCTTCTGGAACAGGCCTTGGCCCATTTCGGTGCCGCCGTGGTTCATGTGGATCGAGCCGTCCTGATAAACATGCACCAGCGCGCCCGCCTGATTGAGGTGGGTGAGGGTGAAGGAGATGCCGAATTTCACCGGCGAGAAGGCGATGCCCTTCTTGATGTATTCATGGTCCCGGTTCCAGTCCCGGACCGCGGCGCGGCGCTGGGCGTAGTCCGCGCTTTCCACCAGCTGATCGGTCATCCCGTGCAGAATGAAATCCTCGACCGGCATGTGGTAGGGGGTGGTCTGCACGCCGGCAGGCGGCTCGGGCGGCGTTGCGGGCTGCGGCGGCGCCCCGCGCGAGGCGAGGTCGGCGGCGCCGTCGGCAGGCAGGCTGCGCTGGTCGCGGGGGGCGCCGGGGGCGGCCTCCGGGGTCTGCATCGGCGCGTAATAATTCAGGCGGCGCAGCTCCAGCGGGTCCAGCCCCAGGTCATGGGCGATATGGTCCATCACCCGCTCGATGCCGATCATCCCCTGCGGGCCGCCAAAGCCGCGGTAGGCGGTGGCGCTTTGCCGGTTGGTGCGCAGGCGGTGGCTCTCAATCCGGATATTGGGGATCAGATAGGCGTTGTCGGCGTGCAGCATGGCGCGGTCGGCCACCGGCAGCGACAGATCCTGCGCCCAGCCGCAATCGGCCAGATGCAGGAACTCGACCCCCAGCAGGCGGCCGTCGCCGTCGAAACCGGCCCGGTAGGAGATCCGGAAGGCGTGGCGCTTGCCGGTGATCACCATGTCGTCGTCGCGGTCATAGCGCATCTTGCAAGGGCGCCCGGTGAGGCGCGCGGCGACGGCGCAGGCGACGGCCAGCGCGTTGCCCTGGCTTTCCTTGCCGCCAAAGCCGCCGCCCATGCGGCGGGTCTCGACCCTGACACTGTGCATCGGCAGGCCGATGGCGTCGGCGACCTTGTGCTGGATTTCGGTCGGGTGCTGGGTGGAGGAATGCACATGCATGCCGCCATCCTCCTGCGGCAGCGCCAGCGCCGCCTGGCCTTCGAGATAGAAATGCTCCTGGCCGCCCAGCTCAAAGCTGCCCTCGACGCTGTGCGGCGCGGCATCGATGGCGGCAGCGGCATCGCCTTTGTGATAGATCCGCGGGCCTTCCTCAAACCGGCTGTCGGCGGCAAGGGCCGCGTCCAGTGTCAGCAGGGCGGGTTCCGCAGTGTAATCCACCCGGCCCTTGCGGGCGGCGATGCGGGCATTGCGGTGGCTGTCTGCGACCACCATAAACACCGGCTGGCCGACATAGTTGACGGTGCCCGCAGCCAGCAGCGGCTCGTCATGGATCGAAGGGGAGACGTCGTTGGAAAACGGCAGCCCCTTGGCGGTCAGCACCGCGGCCACGCCGGGGCTGCGCTGCACATCCGTCAGGGACATGCCGGTGATATGGCCGCGGGCGATGGGCGAGGTGCCGAAGGCCAGATGCAGGGTGCCGGCGGGCGAGGGGATATCGTCCACATAGCGCGCGGCGCCGGTCACATGCAGATGCGCCGCGTCATGGGGGAGGGGCTTTGTGACAGTCATGGCCGCACCTCCAGCACCGAGACGGCCGCGCCGTTCATTTCGGCGAAATAGCGGGAGAGCATATTGCGCGCGGTTTCCAGCCGGTATCCGGCGGAGGCGCGCATGTCGCTCATCGGGGTGAAATCCTGGCCGAAGGCGGCAGCGGCCGATTGAACCGCGGCGCCGGTCCAGGGTTGGCCAATGAGGGCGGCTTCCGCATGGGCGGCGCGTTTCGGGATGCCTGCCATGCCGCCGAAGGCGATGCGGGCGGCTGTCACGGTGCCGTCTTCGACGGTGATATTAAAAGCGCCCAGCACGGCGGAAATGTCCTGATCGAACCGTTTCGACAGCTTGTAGACCCGAAGCGCGCCGGGCTGGCGGTGGAAGCTGACGGCCTCCACAAATTCACCCGGCTGACGGTCCTGTTTGCCGTAATCGAGGAAGAAATCCTCCAGCGGCAGCTCGCGGCGGGCCGCGCCCTTGCGCAAATGCAGGGTGGCATCCAGCGCGATCAGCGCGGGCGGGGTATCGCCGATGGGGGAGCCATTGGCGATATTGCCGCCGACGGTGGCGGCGCCGCGCACCTGCTGCGACGCGAAACGGCGCAGCATTTCGGCAAAGGAGGGGTGCAGCGGTTCCATTGCAGCGCGCAGGGCGTTCATGTCTGCCATGGCGCCGATACGGACGGCGGCGTCCGTGACCTCGATCTCTTTCAGGTCTGTGCAGCCGTCAAGGAAGATCATCTGCGGCAGATGGCGGAGATCCTTGGTGACCCAGAGGCCGACGTCGGTGGCGCCGGCCACAAGGGTGGCGTCCGGGTTGGCGCTGTAGAGGTCTGCCAGTTCGTCTGCGGAGGCCGGGAGCAGCAGCGGGGGCGCTGCCGCAGGTTTGCCGGACGGGGGCTCCGCCCGCTGGCCTGCGGCCTCCCCCCGGAGTGTTTCGGGAAAAGTGAATGAGGTTTCATCCGCGATCCAGTCCGGGACCGGAGCGCTGCTGGCGGCTTCGGCGGCGCGGATGATCGGGGCGTAGCCGGTGCAGCGGCAGAGGTTGCCGGCCAGCTGGTCGTCAAAATCGGTGGCGCCGTTGGTGTGGGCGGTCACCATCGACATGATGAAGCCGGGGGTGCAAAAGCCGCATTGGCTGCCGTGATGGTCCACCATCGCCTGCTGCACGGGATGCAGGCTGCCGCCGGGGCCTGCCGCGCCTTCGACGGTGCGGATGGATTTGCCATGCAGTTGCGGCAGGAACAGGATGCAGGCGTTCAGCGCCTTTGATCCGCGTTTATCGGTGACCATGACGGTGCAGGCGCCGCAATCGCCTTCGTTGCAGCCTTCTTTAGTGCCGGTGAGACCCTTTACGTCGCGCAGCCAGTCCAGCAGCGTGGACGATGGGTCTGCGTTTTCGATCAGAACGTCGTCACCATTCAGACGAAAGGTGAGTGCCATCTTCCCGAGACCCGCCGCGTTACCCCGTTGACCCGATGTGCCTTCCCTCGATGCGGCGTAGAAGGAGAGGCGGGCAGATTATTGCTTGCTGACACCAGCCTAGGGAGCAGCCCCTTGTCAAAGCAAGAAAAACCGCCGCCGCACCGCAGTATTTGTCAGCGCAAGAAAATTGCGGCGGCCGCGGGCAGGGCGCTCATTTTATTGTGTTTTAGCTGCGCCCTTCAAAGCACCCGCTGCTCTGCCGGAGAAAGAGTTTCAACAAAATGGATAAAATGCGGGAGCCACCATGACGGTTTTTAAGGGTGGTGGACGCGCAGTTCCCCCTTTTACCGCGTCGCGGCAATAAGATAGCGTGGCGGCATGACAAGCTCTCCCCGATTCATTCACCTGCGCACCCATACCGAATACTCCTTGCTGGAAGGGGCCTTGCGGCTGAAAAAGCTGCCGGACCTGTGCAAGAAACACGGCATGCCCGCGATCGCGGTGACCGATACCAATGCCATGTTCTCGGCGCTGGAGTTTTCGGTGACGCTGTCCGGTGCAGGCATTCAGCCGATTTTGGGCTGCCAGGTCGATCTGACCTTTCAGGAGGCAGAGCCGGGCGGCAAGCCGAAGCTGCCGGCGCCCCTGGTGCTGCTGGCGCAGAGCGAAGCGGGCTATGAGGGGCTGATGCGGCTGTCGTCCTGCCTTTATGTGGACAAGGGCGGGCAGCTGCCGCAGGTCACCTTGGACGATCTGGAGGCAAACAGCGCCGGGCTGATCTGCCTTTCCGGCGGGCCGGACGGACCGGTGGGGAAACTGCTTCAGCAGGGCCAGCGGCCGGCGGCGCAGGCGCTGATGCAGCAGCTGAAGCGGATCTTTCCGGACCGGCTGTATGTGGAGCTGCAGCGCCACCCGGGCGAACACGGCCAGCCGGAGGCCGAGAAGCTGACCGAGCGCGGCCATGTGGAGATGGCCTATGCGATGGAGCTGCCGCTGGTTGCGACCAACGACGTCTATTTCCCCAACACCGAGATGTTTGAGGCCCATGATGCGATGATCTGCATCGCCGAGGGCGCCTATGTCGACCAGTCGGAACCGCGCCGCCGCCTGACCGCGCAGCATTACTTCAAAAGCCAGGAGGAAATGGTTGCGCTGTTTGCCGACCTGCCCGAGGCGGTTGAAAATACGGTGGAAATCGCCAAGCGCTGCGCGTTCAAGGCCTATTTGCGGGATCCGATCCTGCCCAAATTCGCCGATGACGAGGTGTCTGAACTGCGCCGCATCGCCAATGAGGGCCTGCAGAAACGGCTGGCGGTGATCCCCCATGCGGTAAGCCCGGAGGAATACCAGGCACGGCTGGATTTTGAGCTGGGCATCATCGAAGGCATGGGCTTCCCCGGCTATTTCCTGATCGTTGCGGACTTTATCCAATGGGGCAAGGACCAGGGCATCCCGGTGGGGCCGGGGCGGGGGTCTGGCGCGGGGTCTTTGGTGGCTTATGCGCTGACCATTACCGACCTTGACCCGCTGCGCTATTCGCTGCTGTTCGAACGGTTCCTGAACCCGGAGCGGGTGTCGATGCCCGACTTCGACATCGATTTCTGCATGGACCGCCGCGAAGAGGTGATCCGTTATGTGCAGCAGAAATACGGCCGCGACAAAGTCGGGCAGATCATCACCTTCGGTGCGCTCTTGTCCAAGGCGGCGGTGCGCGACATCGGGCGGGTTCTGCAAATGCCCTATGGCCAGGTGGACCGCCTCAGCAAGATGATCCCGGTGGAAGGGGTGAAGCCGGTTTCCATCGAAAAGGCGCTGGTGGATGAGCCGCGGCTGAAGGAAGAGGCCCGCAATGAGCCGGTGGTCGACCGGCTGCTGACCTATGGCCAGCAGGTGGAGGGGCTGCTGCGCAACGCCTCGACCCACGCCGCCGGCGTGGTGATCGGCGACCGGCCTCTGGATGCGCTGGTGCCGCTCTATCAGGATCCGCGATCCGACATGCCGGCCACTCAGTTCAACATGAAATGGGTGGAGCAGGCGGGGCTGGTGAAGTTCGACTTCCTCGGTCTGAAAACCCTGACCGTCATTCAGAACGCGGTGGACCTGATCAAGCAGTCGGGCCGCGATCTGCATATCAGCGAGGACGGCACGCAATTGTACGAGCCGCCCGAGGGCGCGGTGAATGAGATCAACGCCATCCCGCTGGACGACAAGGCCACCTATGACCTTTACTCGCGGGCCAAGACGGTGGCGGTGTTCCAGGTGGAATCCACCGGCATGATGGATGCGCTGAAGCGCATGAAGCCGACCTGTATCGAGGACATCGTGGCGCTGGTGGCGCTGTACCGGCCCGGCCCGATGGAGAACATCCCGACCTATTGCGAGGTGAAGAACGGCCTCAAGAAGATCCAGTCGGTGCATCCGCTGATCGACCATATCCTGGAGGAAACCCAAGGCATCATCGTCTATCAGGAACAGGTGATGCAGATTGCCCAGGTGATGGCCGGCTACAGCCTGGGCGGCGCCGACCTGCTG
Coding sequences:
- the dnaE gene encoding DNA polymerase III subunit alpha, with the protein product MTSSPRFIHLRTHTEYSLLEGALRLKKLPDLCKKHGMPAIAVTDTNAMFSALEFSVTLSGAGIQPILGCQVDLTFQEAEPGGKPKLPAPLVLLAQSEAGYEGLMRLSSCLYVDKGGQLPQVTLDDLEANSAGLICLSGGPDGPVGKLLQQGQRPAAQALMQQLKRIFPDRLYVELQRHPGEHGQPEAEKLTERGHVEMAYAMELPLVATNDVYFPNTEMFEAHDAMICIAEGAYVDQSEPRRRLTAQHYFKSQEEMVALFADLPEAVENTVEIAKRCAFKAYLRDPILPKFADDEVSELRRIANEGLQKRLAVIPHAVSPEEYQARLDFELGIIEGMGFPGYFLIVADFIQWGKDQGIPVGPGRGSGAGSLVAYALTITDLDPLRYSLLFERFLNPERVSMPDFDIDFCMDRREEVIRYVQQKYGRDKVGQIITFGALLSKAAVRDIGRVLQMPYGQVDRLSKMIPVEGVKPVSIEKALVDEPRLKEEARNEPVVDRLLTYGQQVEGLLRNASTHAAGVVIGDRPLDALVPLYQDPRSDMPATQFNMKWVEQAGLVKFDFLGLKTLTVIQNAVDLIKQSGRDLHISEDGTQLYEPPEGAVNEINAIPLDDKATYDLYSRAKTVAVFQVESTGMMDALKRMKPTCIEDIVALVALYRPGPMENIPTYCEVKNGLKKIQSVHPLIDHILEETQGIIVYQEQVMQIAQVMAGYSLGGADLLRRAMGKKIKEAMDAERPKFEKGAAENGVPAKKASEVFDLLEKFANYGFNKSHAAAYAVVSYQTGWLKANHPVEFMGGVMNCDIHLTDKLAIYFEEVKKGLGLKYVPPCVNRSMATFNVVNGELVYALGALKNVGVDVMRLVTEARNEGGHERVFVNLFDFARRVNLKRVGKRPLEMMARAGAFDQLDPNRRRVFESLEALVSYSAAIHDQKNSSQVSLFGEAGDDLPEPRLPSVPDWLPAERLSEEFKAIGFYLSGHPLDDYMPALKRKDVLTLDEVTAKAERGPFMAKMAGVVAGRQERKSARGNRFAFAQLSDPSGAFEVTLFSEVLEKSREFLETGAKVVITAEATMESDQLKLLVRSVGPVDSAIADAGRSSLRVYLSEAAAVGTVAQVLEDAKSAARNASRGEIYMYLQDPGLPGDVEMDLGQPFPINPQIKGALKSLDGVLDVEEI